Proteins co-encoded in one Bacteroidales bacterium genomic window:
- a CDS encoding DUF4373 domain-containing protein codes for MNSYFPHDSNARNSVELISVRMKFGIEGYGIYFMILERLRDEPDYMSIRNYDIIAYELRTETDKVKSIVEDFGLFDFTDDGKCFYSESFCRRMEERNIKTKVLSDSGKKGAEKRWNKGGNSHPIATLSNTDSHPIATPIASDSNNMILDNIKVDNIKLNNIKLDLYPLQDIVEIFNSDLPLSIPKIKKLNEKRKNKVKLRLSEFGDSVEIQEKTFREIIEKIKKSDFLQGENKNSWIVTFDWIFENSTNWTKILEGNFDNKERKSSDKKKESLNVNDKWKNYEQN; via the coding sequence ATGAATAGTTATTTCCCACATGACAGCAATGCCAGGAACTCCGTTGAACTTATTTCTGTAAGAATGAAGTTCGGAATAGAGGGATATGGAATTTATTTTATGATACTTGAACGGTTGAGAGACGAGCCTGACTACATGAGCATAAGAAATTATGATATTATCGCTTATGAATTACGTACTGAAACCGACAAGGTGAAATCAATTGTTGAAGATTTTGGATTGTTTGATTTTACCGATGACGGTAAATGCTTTTACTCTGAGAGTTTCTGTCGGCGAATGGAAGAAAGAAATATTAAAACTAAAGTATTGTCTGACAGCGGAAAAAAGGGAGCAGAAAAGAGGTGGAATAAGGGTGGGAATAGCCACCCTATAGCCACCCTATCAAATACTGATAGCCACCCTATAGCCACCCCAATAGCCTCCGATAGCAATAATATGATATTAGATAATATAAAAGTAGATAATATAAAATTAAATAATATAAAATTAGATTTATATCCTTTACAGGATATTGTCGAAATTTTCAATTCCGACTTGCCACTGTCAATTCCCAAAATTAAAAAACTTAATGAAAAAAGAAAAAACAAAGTTAAGTTACGCCTTTCGGAATTTGGAGATAGTGTAGAAATTCAAGAAAAGACTTTTAGGGAAATTATTGAAAAAATCAAAAAATCAGACTTCTTGCAAGGGGAAAACAAAAATTCTTGGATTGTTACATTTGATTGGATTTTTGAGAATTCCACGAATTGGACAAAAATTCTTGAGGGTAATTTTGATAACAAAGAAAGAAAAAGTTCCGATAAAAAGAAAGAAAGTTTGAATGTTAACGATAAATGGAAAAATTATGAGCAGAATTGA
- a CDS encoding helix-turn-helix domain-containing protein, whose product MQEIRQLTMLGVKEALTMNDASLFTGLSKSHLYKLVCSKKIPYYKSDGGKFTYFDKEELTKWMLQHRIKTADEVEQEATSYCMKGGKHE is encoded by the coding sequence TTGCAAGAAATAAGACAACTCACAATGTTAGGAGTTAAAGAAGCTCTAACAATGAACGACGCAAGCCTTTTCACAGGTTTGAGCAAAAGTCACCTCTATAAATTGGTATGTTCAAAGAAAATCCCTTACTATAAATCGGATGGGGGCAAGTTTACATATTTTGACAAAGAGGAACTAACAAAATGGATGTTGCAACATCGAATTAAAACCGCTGATGAAGTCGAGCAAGAAGCAACATCATATTGTATGAAAGGCGGTAAACATGAATAA